The Bacteroidales bacterium DNA segment ATTTCTATAGCATATATGCTGTACCGACTATTCCCAAGGATAGTTTAAAAAACTGGAAACCCGGTCCGGGAAAAACAGCTATTGTCATAGATCTTTCTTCAAAAAATCCCACTTTTTTATCTCCATCCCTGAAATACGTTACACGCGGAGAATTGAAGATGGTGGGTAAAGATGCTCATGTCAACGGCATTTATGAAATCAACATGGCAGATATAGCCCAGTTATCTGCTATACTGGAACAAAATGAACTGACCTACACGCTTGATTATGATAAATATTTAAAAGACCTTTTGAATGAGGAATCCGCTATCATACATTTTCCGGAGGCCATGCTCAACAGGTTGAAAGATGCAAATGTCAGGTATATGATCCTGGCTAGTTTAAGGCTGAATCCCAACCAAAATACAGGAAGCGTGATCAATACACTTCACAATTATGTAAGTATCCTTAACTTAAAATATCCCGATTTAGTTATAGAAAAATATAGTGTCGGAGATGTGGAGCCATCTGTGTTAATAGAACTTAATTACTGATTAGAACAAAAAGCATTTATATCGCCGGGCGATATGAATGCTTTTTGTTAATAAAACAAAATTCATCACAAAAAAACGATGAATACTGAAATATTATTTATAATATTGTACCCTGTCAAACAATTAAACGACCTTTAAATTATATTACCTTATGAAAGTGTATAATACAAACCAAATCAAAAATTTCACCCTCCTTGGTAATACCAGTTCGGGAAAAACCACATTGGCGGAAGCGATACTATTCGAAGGCAAAGTGATCGAGCGCCGGGGCGAAGTAGAAAACAAGAATACCGTGTCGGACCACAACGAGATTGAGCGGGAAAACGGCAGTTCGGTATATGCCTCGGTGCTCTATGCCGAATTCAATGAAAAAAAGCTCAATTTTATAGATCCTTCCGGTTCCGATGATTTTGTTAACGGAGCTGTAGCCGCACTTTCGGTAACAGATATCGGAGTACTCGTACTCAATGCTCAACATGGTATTGAAGTAGGTACTGAAATACATAACCGCTATCTGGAAAAAGCAAAGAAAGGATGTGTGCTGGTCATCAATCAGTTAGATCACGAAAAATCCAATTTTGATAAGGTAATTGAAGAAGCTGTCGAACGTTTGGGTAAAAATGTAACCATTATTCAATATCCTATAAATGAAGGACCGGGATTTGATTCTTTCATAGACATATTGTTAATGAAAAAATACAGTTATGCCGGAGGTAAATTAGAAATCTCGGATGTTCCGGCAGACCAGAAAGACCGTGCTGAAGACCTAAGGAACCAGTTGATAGAAAAAGCAGCTGAAAATGATGAAGGACTTATGGAAATCTTCTTTGAGAATGGTTCTTTGTCTGAAGACGAAATGAGAAAAGGGATTACCATGGGACTTATCCAACGCGGAATTATTCCTGTTGTTTGCGTTTCTGCGAAAAAGAACTATGGCGTAGCTCGTATGATGGAATTTTTCACCCGTGTGTTTCCCTCTCCTAATGAAGTACCTGCTCCTATAGACACAGTCAGTGGAAATGAAGTCAAATGTGATGCTTCTGGACCTGCTGCTGCATTTATATTTAAATCAGCTGTTGAACAGCACTTAGGTGAAGTAAACTATTTTAAAGTAATGTCCGGGGAAATTTCCGAAGGAATGGACGTTGTCAACAGCAAAACAGGGAACAAGGAACGTATATCGCAATTATTCGTAGTAGCCGGAAAGAACCGTACCAAAATAGCCAAAATGGTTGCCGGGGATATCGGTTCCACAGTGAAACTGAAGGGTGCACGCACAGGACAAACTTTAGCAGCTCCCGGAAATAATGTTGTATTTGCACCGATTCCTTTTCCGGAACCAAAATACCGTACAGCCATTAAAGCTATAAATGAAAGCGATGAAGAAAAACTGAACGAAGCACTTCAGCGTTTGAATATGGAAGATCCGACCATTTTGGTAGAATATTCCAAGGAATTGAAACAAACTGTCCTATCCGGCCAGGGAGAATACCACCTGAATATTCTTAAATGGCATCTGGATAATGTATATAAAATTTCAACCGAATTTATTGCCCCGAAAATACCTTACCGGGAAACCATTACCAAAGTTGCACAAGCCGATTACCGCCATAAAAAACAATCAGGCGGAGCAGGGCAATTCGGAGAAGTACATATGGTGATTGAGCCTTATGAAGAAGGACAACCTGATCCGACCATGTATAAAATCAATGGGAAAGAAATCAAAGTAACCGTAAGGGACAAGGAAGAACATATTCTGCCCTGGGGTGGGAAACTGGTATACTATAACAGTATCGTAGGTGGTAGCATTGACGCCAGGTTCATGCCGGCTATATTGAAAGGGATCATGGAGAAAATGGAAGAAGGTCCGCTCACCGGTTCCTATGCACGTGATATCCGGGTTACGGTATACGATGGGAAAATGCACCCGGTTGATTCCAATGAAATTTCATTCCGCCTGGCTGGCCGTAACGCTTTCCGTGAAGCATTTAAAAATGCATCACCCAAAATAATGGAACCGATATACAATGTCGAAGTATGGGTTCCTGCAGACCGTATGGGAGATGTAATGAGCGACCTGCAAACACGGCGTGCTATTGTTCAGGGGATGACCAGTGAAAAAGGATTTGAGAAAATCACCGCCCGTGTTCCTTTATCGGAAATGAACAGATATTCTACTTCATTAAGTTCTATCACAGGCGGACGTGCTATGTATTCGATGAAATTTGCCGAATATGCACAAGTTCCCGGTGATATTCAAACTGAACTGATCAAGACATTTGAAGCAGAAAGCGAAGACGAATAAAACAGAATAAACATAAAAAGACCTGCCTGATTATTCCGGCAGGTCTTTTTTTTATAACAACATACAATGCCCTATGAAACTTTTGCCGGCCTACATAACATCTGCATTCCTGTTTATTATCCTTGTATCCTGTAATCAGGCAACACGAAAAACAACAGCTGATACCGATGAGGTGTTGATGGATAGTATACAATACCGTACTTTCATGTATTTCTGGGATGGCGCTGAACCAGTCAGCGGTATGGCCCGCGAAAGATATCATGTAGATGATATTTACCCTCAGGATGATAAGCATATTATTACCTCCGGCGGAAGCGGCTTTGGAATCATGGCTATCATTGTTGGTATTGAGCGGGGTTATATCACCAGGGAACAAGGTGTAGAGCGTATGAACAGTATCCTTACATTCCTGGAAAATGCCGATACCTTTCACGGTGCTTTTCCCCATTGGTGGAACGGGGAAACCGGAAAAGCAGTCAGATTCAGCGAAAAGGACAACGGTGGCGATATAGTGGAGAGTTCTTTCCTTTTACAAGGCCTGCTCACTTTGCATCAATATTATTTCAACGGGTCGGATACTGAAAGAATGATAGCCGGACGGATCGATAAAATCTGGAAGAATATGGACTGGAACTGGTACAGGAATAGCCAAAATGTCCTTTACTGGCATTGGAGCCCGGATTATTCCTGGGAAATGAATTTCCCTATCCGGGGATACAACGAATGCCTGATCACCTATATCCTTGCAGCCTCCTCTCCTACACACGGTATTTCAGCTGATGTTTATCATGAAGGATGGGCTGAAAACGGATCCATAATCCATCCCCATCAAGTAGAAGGATATGACCTTCACATGAATTACCGCGGACTTCCGGCAGGTCCGTTATTCTGGGCACATTATTCATTTCTCGGGCTTGATCCCAATGGACTGGAAGATCAATATACCGATTATTTCCAGGAAATGAAAAACTACACGCTCACCAACCGGGCATACTGTATCCGAAACCCAAAAGGTTATAAAGGATATGGGGAAAATTGCTGGGGACTTACCGCCAGTTATTCCGTCAAAGGCTATGCGGCACATGCGCCTGTGGAAAAGGAGGACCATGGCGTCATCACCCCTTCTGCCGCCCTGTCCTCCATTGTATATACCCCGGAAGAATCAAAGGAGGTGATGCGTTATTTACACCAGGTTTTAGGTAAAAAGACCTGGGGAAAATACGGGTTTTATGATGCTTTCAGCGAGACGGATAACTGGTATCCAAAACGTTATCTGGCTATCGATCAGGGACCTATCATTATCATGATTGAGAACTATCGGTCGCAACTATTATGGAAACTCTTTATGAGTCATCCGGATGTGCAGGCAGGACTAAAAAAGTTAGGATACCAAAGCCCCTATATCAAATAAAAACCGCCTGGTCAACAATATCCTGACCAGGCGGCTTTTTATACTTATTTAGTGAGATTATTCCCCATTCATGGACCGAAGGAACTCCTCATTTGAATGGGATTTATTCAAACGATCCCTCATAAATTCCATAGCTTCCACAGGGTTCATATCGGTCAGGTAATTCCGCAACACCCAGATACGGCTCAAAGAGTCTTTGTCTACCAGTAAATCTTCGCGGCGTGTGCTGGATGCTGTAATATCCACTGCCGGGAAAATACGTTTGTTAGACAATTTACGTTCAAGCTGCAGCTCCATATTACCGGTACCCTTAAATTCTTCAAAGATGACCTCATCCATACGGGAACCTGTTTCGGTAAGCGCTGTGGCTAAAATAGTCAGGGATCCGCCGTTTTCGATGTTACGTGCAGCACCGAAGAAACGTTTGGGTTTATGTAGAGCATTGGAGTCAACACCCCCTGTCAGTACTTTTCCAGAAGCAGGTGCAATAGTATTGAATGCACGCGCCAGACGGGTAATGGAATCCAGTAATATAACCACATCATGACCACATTCTACCATACGTTTGGCTTTCTCCAAAACAATATTTGCCACACGTACATGACGTTCGGCCGGTTCATCAAAAGTAGAGGCGATCACTTCTCCACGAACACTTCTTGCCATATCAGTCACTTCCTCCGGACGTTCATCGATCAATAGGATCAATAAATATGCTTCAGGATGGTTTTTCGCTATAGCATTGGCAATTTCTTTCAATAAAACGGTCTTACCTGTTTTGGGCTGTGCAACGATCAAACCGCGCTGTCCTTTACCAATGGGAGAAAAAAGATCAACGATACGGCAGGATAAGCTTGCCGGTTCACCAGGTTTAACCAACATGAATTTTTCATCAGGGAACAACGGGGTAAGGAAATCAAACGGTATACGGTCACGAATATAATCCGGCGTACGTCCGTTAATATCTTCTACTTTCACAAGTGGGAAATAACGTTCCCCTTCTTTCGGCGGACGAATGGGACCACGTACAACATCTCCCGTTTTCAGGCCAAAGAGTTTTATTTGAGATTGTGATACATAAATATCATCCGGGGAACTCAGGTAATTATAATCTGCCGAACGCAAAAAACCATAACCTTCCTGCATGATCTCCAATACTCCTTCTCCTACAACAATCCCGTCAAAATCATAGGTCTTATCATAATATTTTCGATTATCGGGGATTCTGCGGCGTTCCGGCTCTAAAGATTCGGAAACCGGAGCAGATGACTCATGGACAGAAACAATCGTAGCAGGTTCTTCGGGTAATATATCGTTTTCAGGAAAAGGAATACTTGCTTGTATTATTTCGTCAGCCTCCTGTACAGGAGCTTCCGAAGTGAGGCCAGCAGCAGGTTCCTCTTTCATGGCTTTTGTTTCTTTTTGCTTTTTAGGTGCCGGAGGAGGAATAGGAGCAATGGCTTTGATCGCTTGCTGGTCCAGAATTTTAAAGATCAGATCCTGTTTTTTCATCGCTTCGACACGTTTGATGCCCATCGATTTGGCAATCTCACGCAATTCTGTCAAAAGCTTGGTATTCAATTCAAGAATATCATACATATAAATAAAATAAAAAATAAAAAATCTTAAATGTGGATATCGGGTAAAATATTTTGGGGCCTAAAAACTCAAGTAATTATAAAAATTTAAAAGAGTTGTCAGGAAGTTTTAAGGCATTTCTATTATCTAGAATTTTGATGCAAGTATATGCATAAGGTTTTAAACCACCAAAAAAAATGAAAAAAAAATAATCATTTAATTTTCAGGCGATATTCCATACCTTCGGTAATGCTATTTGAAAAATGAATATCTTTGTAATCCTTATTGCCTATAAATATGAACAGATGTTTGCTTATCATCGGTATTTTCCTGTTTTCGTCATGCACCTCAGAAACTACTTTTGATATTTTCGAGGCTGCCGGTAGTTGGTATTGCCATGAAACCAGCAACACTAACGGAGATGAATTGCTGAGTTACCAGGTCGTCATTGAACCCACAGGAGAATATACCTGTACCATTGACAACTTTACCGGAGAATCGGTAAAAATATCCGCCAATGTCTCGGATAGCTGGGCCATTACTATTCCCGAACAGAAAGTCGACGAAGAAGTTTATTGGGGAAGCGGTCAGGTAAACATCAAAAAGAAAACGATGCAATTAACTATGGCATATCGATACGGGGACATAACAATTATCATCACAAGTGATTGTGAAAAGGTAGAAAACTGATTCATTTGGCCGGAGAACGCATCATATTAGGTATTGATCCCGGAACCACCATTATGGGATACGGGCTGATCTGTGAAAAGACCAATAACCATGCTGATCTACTGGCCTTGGGGGTACTTGAATTGCACAAGTTTGAGGATCATTATACAAAATTGAAAACTATTTTTGAACGCACTATCGGCCTGATCGATCATTTCCACCCCACTGAGTTGGCGATAGAGGCCCCTTTTTATGGAAAGAACGTCCAATCCATGCTTAAACTCGGCCGTGCACAGGGAACAGCTATAGCAGCAGCGTTGTCACGCTCGCTGGACGTTTACGAATATGCTCCCCGGAAGATCAAAATGGCCATTACCGGACAAGGAAATGCTTCCAAAGAACAGGTGGCACTTCTTTTACAAAAAATGTTCAATATCATTGAAATGCCCCAGAATCTGGATGCAACCGACGGATTGGCCGCTGCTGTCTGCCATTTTTACCAAAAGAAAGTTTCTTCGGCTACTCCGGGTGCAGGTGCGGCTAAAAGCTGGAAAGAATTCATCAACAACCATCCCGGCAGGGTCCGGAAAACATAATTAGAAGAAATAATACTGTAATAAGACCTGCTATTGGAAATACCAACGGTGAATAATCCGCAAAACCTCCGGTATGAAAAGGAATACGTTACTTAAAATATGATCATTCGTTTTCTGTATATTGTTATGTATAAATGATTGAAACTATAAAATTCGAAAACTACGAACAAATATTTTTTTCGTAAAATAAAAATCTGCTAAAAAAGCCGAATATGAACTTCTCAACAAAAAATAATGAGCCTCCCAACGAAGAGCATTTTGCTATATTGGATTAACTTTGCATATATTTTATAGGCATATAAAATATGATCACGTAAATCCTTATTTAATATTCAAAGTGTTATTAATTTTGAACCCTCAGGGCTCAACGAAGTCAATAAGGAATTTTAATGTCGAAATTATATAATAATAGATATGGAGCATCGTAAAATTGGTGATACAGGTATGTCGGCCAGTATTATAGGATTAGGGG contains these protein-coding regions:
- a CDS encoding elongation factor G, which gives rise to MKVYNTNQIKNFTLLGNTSSGKTTLAEAILFEGKVIERRGEVENKNTVSDHNEIERENGSSVYASVLYAEFNEKKLNFIDPSGSDDFVNGAVAALSVTDIGVLVLNAQHGIEVGTEIHNRYLEKAKKGCVLVINQLDHEKSNFDKVIEEAVERLGKNVTIIQYPINEGPGFDSFIDILLMKKYSYAGGKLEISDVPADQKDRAEDLRNQLIEKAAENDEGLMEIFFENGSLSEDEMRKGITMGLIQRGIIPVVCVSAKKNYGVARMMEFFTRVFPSPNEVPAPIDTVSGNEVKCDASGPAAAFIFKSAVEQHLGEVNYFKVMSGEISEGMDVVNSKTGNKERISQLFVVAGKNRTKIAKMVAGDIGSTVKLKGARTGQTLAAPGNNVVFAPIPFPEPKYRTAIKAINESDEEKLNEALQRLNMEDPTILVEYSKELKQTVLSGQGEYHLNILKWHLDNVYKISTEFIAPKIPYRETITKVAQADYRHKKQSGGAGQFGEVHMVIEPYEEGQPDPTMYKINGKEIKVTVRDKEEHILPWGGKLVYYNSIVGGSIDARFMPAILKGIMEKMEEGPLTGSYARDIRVTVYDGKMHPVDSNEISFRLAGRNAFREAFKNASPKIMEPIYNVEVWVPADRMGDVMSDLQTRRAIVQGMTSEKGFEKITARVPLSEMNRYSTSLSSITGGRAMYSMKFAEYAQVPGDIQTELIKTFEAESEDE
- a CDS encoding beta-glucosidase, with translation MKLLPAYITSAFLFIILVSCNQATRKTTADTDEVLMDSIQYRTFMYFWDGAEPVSGMARERYHVDDIYPQDDKHIITSGGSGFGIMAIIVGIERGYITREQGVERMNSILTFLENADTFHGAFPHWWNGETGKAVRFSEKDNGGDIVESSFLLQGLLTLHQYYFNGSDTERMIAGRIDKIWKNMDWNWYRNSQNVLYWHWSPDYSWEMNFPIRGYNECLITYILAASSPTHGISADVYHEGWAENGSIIHPHQVEGYDLHMNYRGLPAGPLFWAHYSFLGLDPNGLEDQYTDYFQEMKNYTLTNRAYCIRNPKGYKGYGENCWGLTASYSVKGYAAHAPVEKEDHGVITPSAALSSIVYTPEESKEVMRYLHQVLGKKTWGKYGFYDAFSETDNWYPKRYLAIDQGPIIIMIENYRSQLLWKLFMSHPDVQAGLKKLGYQSPYIK
- the rho gene encoding transcription termination factor Rho; its protein translation is MYDILELNTKLLTELREIAKSMGIKRVEAMKKQDLIFKILDQQAIKAIAPIPPPAPKKQKETKAMKEEPAAGLTSEAPVQEADEIIQASIPFPENDILPEEPATIVSVHESSAPVSESLEPERRRIPDNRKYYDKTYDFDGIVVGEGVLEIMQEGYGFLRSADYNYLSSPDDIYVSQSQIKLFGLKTGDVVRGPIRPPKEGERYFPLVKVEDINGRTPDYIRDRIPFDFLTPLFPDEKFMLVKPGEPASLSCRIVDLFSPIGKGQRGLIVAQPKTGKTVLLKEIANAIAKNHPEAYLLILLIDERPEEVTDMARSVRGEVIASTFDEPAERHVRVANIVLEKAKRMVECGHDVVILLDSITRLARAFNTIAPASGKVLTGGVDSNALHKPKRFFGAARNIENGGSLTILATALTETGSRMDEVIFEEFKGTGNMELQLERKLSNKRIFPAVDITASSTRREDLLVDKDSLSRIWVLRNYLTDMNPVEAMEFMRDRLNKSHSNEEFLRSMNGE
- the ruvC gene encoding crossover junction endodeoxyribonuclease RuvC, yielding MAGERIILGIDPGTTIMGYGLICEKTNNHADLLALGVLELHKFEDHYTKLKTIFERTIGLIDHFHPTELAIEAPFYGKNVQSMLKLGRAQGTAIAAALSRSLDVYEYAPRKIKMAITGQGNASKEQVALLLQKMFNIIEMPQNLDATDGLAAAVCHFYQKKVSSATPGAGAAKSWKEFINNHPGRVRKT